GCGCGGTTCATGTGCTGGCCGAGCCGACCGCCCTGGGGCGGGTGCAAGCCGGGCGTATCGACGTAAACGATCTGCGCGGTGTCCGCGGTCTTGATGCCGAGCAAACGGTGACGCGTGGTCTGCGGGCGTGGGCTGGTGATGGAACCCTTGGCGCCGACCAGGCGGTTCAACAGCGTCGACTTGCCGACGTTGGGCCGGCCGACGAGCGTCACCATGCCACAGCGGTAATTCGTCATCCGCGTCGCGTCAGTTGTTCATAGGCCGCCGCCGCCGCCTGCTGCTCGGCGCGCCGGCGGCTCGCGCCCTCGCCGTGCACCGGTGCCGGCAGCCCCTCCACCCGGCATTCGATGACGAATTTCTGGTTATGCGGATCGCCGGCGACCTCGAGGATGTTGTAGCTCGGCAGCGGCAGCGAATGCTTTTGCAGGTGCTCCTGCAGCTGTGTCTTCGGGTCTTTGGGAATGGAGCGCGGGTCGAGCGCGGCCAGCGCGCTGGCGTAAAGCCCGAGGATCACGCGGCGTCCCGCCTCCAGGCCGCCATCGCGGTAAACCGCGCCGAAGACGGCTTCGAGGGTGTCGGCGAGAATCGAGTCGCGGTCGAAGCCGCCGCTTTTGAGCTCGCCGCCGCCGAGTTCGAGGCAGTCGCCGAGCTCGAGCGCGCGCGCGAGTTCGGCGAGCGTTTGCTGGCGCACCAGCGTGGCGCGCAGGCGCGTGAGCTCGCCTTCGGTCAGCGCCGGGTAACGTTCGAACAGCTCGGCGGAAACAACGAAACTGAGGACGCTGTCGCCCAGAAACTCCAGGCGCTCGTAATTCTTTTGGCTCTTGCTGCGGTGCGTCAGCGCGCGTTCGAGCAGGCCGGGGTCGGAAAAAGCGTACTGCAACCGGCGGCTGAGCTCGGCAACTGCTCCCGGCGTTGCTCTCGGCGGCTGTTCCTGACGCCGCTCTACCTCCTTCTTCCCTGAAGTCGTACCTCCTCCGTCC
This portion of the Gemmatimonadales bacterium genome encodes:
- the rnc gene encoding ribonuclease III; amino-acid sequence: DGGGTTSGKKEVERRQEQPPRATPGAVAELSRRLQYAFSDPGLLERALTHRSKSQKNYERLEFLGDSVLSFVVSAELFERYPALTEGELTRLRATLVRQQTLAELARALELGDCLELGGGELKSGGFDRDSILADTLEAVFGAVYRDGGLEAGRRVILGLYASALAALDPRSIPKDPKTQLQEHLQKHSLPLPSYNILEVAGDPHNQKFVIECRVEGLPAPVHGEGASRRRAEQQAAAAAYEQLTRRG